The following proteins come from a genomic window of Heyndrickxia acidicola:
- the trxA gene encoding thioredoxin, which produces MAITHATDKNFSTEISEGLVLTDFWATWCGPCKMIAPVLEELDAELGDKVKIVKVDVDENQETASKYGIMSIPTLVVMKDGKEVDKVIGYQPKEALVELVNKHL; this is translated from the coding sequence ATGGCAATTACACATGCTACAGATAAAAATTTTTCAACTGAAATCAGTGAAGGTTTAGTATTAACAGATTTCTGGGCAACTTGGTGCGGACCTTGTAAAATGATTGCACCGGTTCTTGAAGAACTTGATGCAGAACTTGGCGATAAAGTGAAAATTGTAAAAGTAGATGTTGACGAAAACCAAGAAACTGCCAGCAAATATGGCATTATGAGCATTCCAACTTTAGTCGTTATGAAAGACGGCAAAGAAGTTGATAAAGTGATCGGTTACCAACCGAAAGAAGCTTTGGTTGAATTAGTTAACAAGCACCTGTAA
- a CDS encoding long-chain-fatty-acid--CoA ligase, which produces MDNRPWLLQYPKEIPAELEYEPKPVHAYLTESARIYANKSALHFMGKELTYKEVYQSSLKLARYLNTIGIKKGDRVAIMLPNCPQAVIAFYGVLYAGAVAVQTNPLYTERELEYQLADSEAKAIISLDILFPRISKIRKNTDLEHIIVTAIKDYLPFPKNVAYPFIQKKQSGIVVSVKHEGNHHLFKSIMSGTSPAAWEDPAFNFEEDLAILQYTGGTTGMPKGVMLTHKNLIANASMCDAWMYKAEKGKEIVLAMLPFFHVYGMTTVLILSVMQGYKMILLPKFDAETTLKTIQKERPTVFPGAPTIYIGLLNHPKINKYDLSSIDSCISGSAPLPVEVQHRFEEVTGGKLVEGYGLSESSPVTHGNFIWENRVSGSIGVPWPDTDAAIFSLETGEPLPPNEVGELAVKGPQVMKGYWKRPEETDAVLKDGWLLTGDLGYMDEDGYFYIVDRKKDIIIAGGYNIYPREVEEVLYEHPGVQEAVVAGIPDPYRGETVKAYVVLKDDASITEEDLNAFTRQYLAAYKVPRVYEFRKELPKTAVGKILRRSLVEEERKKLQNEEIIG; this is translated from the coding sequence ATGGATAACAGACCTTGGCTGCTACAATATCCAAAAGAAATTCCGGCAGAGCTTGAATATGAACCAAAGCCAGTGCATGCTTATTTAACGGAATCAGCACGTATCTATGCCAATAAAAGTGCGCTTCATTTTATGGGAAAGGAGCTTACTTATAAAGAAGTGTATCAATCCTCTTTAAAGCTTGCCCGCTATTTAAACACCATTGGCATTAAAAAAGGAGACAGAGTGGCCATCATGCTTCCAAATTGTCCTCAGGCTGTTATCGCCTTTTATGGTGTTTTATACGCAGGTGCAGTTGCAGTGCAGACCAACCCCCTTTATACAGAAAGGGAGCTGGAATATCAGTTGGCAGATTCAGAAGCAAAGGCCATTATAAGTTTGGATATTTTATTTCCTCGTATTTCAAAGATCAGAAAAAACACCGACCTAGAGCATATTATCGTAACCGCTATCAAGGACTACCTGCCATTCCCTAAAAACGTTGCATATCCATTTATACAGAAAAAACAATCAGGAATAGTGGTTTCAGTAAAGCATGAAGGGAACCATCATCTGTTTAAATCCATTATGTCGGGCACCAGTCCTGCAGCCTGGGAGGATCCTGCATTCAACTTCGAAGAGGATTTGGCTATATTGCAGTATACAGGCGGTACAACGGGCATGCCGAAAGGAGTCATGCTAACCCATAAAAATTTGATTGCGAACGCTTCCATGTGCGATGCGTGGATGTACAAGGCTGAAAAAGGCAAGGAGATCGTTCTGGCCATGCTTCCATTTTTCCATGTATACGGAATGACAACGGTCTTGATTCTTTCTGTTATGCAGGGCTATAAAATGATTTTATTACCTAAATTTGATGCAGAAACAACTCTTAAAACGATTCAAAAGGAGCGTCCAACCGTTTTTCCGGGTGCTCCCACAATCTATATCGGTTTATTAAATCATCCGAAAATCAATAAATATGATCTATCATCCATTGATTCCTGTATAAGCGGGTCCGCTCCGCTTCCTGTTGAGGTTCAGCACAGGTTTGAGGAAGTGACGGGAGGAAAGCTGGTGGAAGGGTATGGTTTATCAGAATCATCCCCTGTCACACATGGTAATTTCATTTGGGAAAACAGAGTTTCAGGCAGCATTGGAGTCCCTTGGCCCGATACGGACGCAGCTATCTTTTCATTGGAAACAGGCGAACCCCTGCCGCCCAATGAGGTTGGGGAGCTGGCAGTCAAAGGCCCTCAGGTCATGAAAGGTTACTGGAAACGCCCTGAAGAAACGGACGCTGTCCTGAAAGATGGCTGGCTTTTAACAGGCGATTTAGGGTATATGGACGAAGATGGTTATTTTTATATCGTAGACAGAAAGAAAGATATTATTATTGCGGGAGGGTACAATATATACCCTCGCGAAGTGGAGGAAGTCCTCTATGAACATCCTGGTGTACAGGAGGCTGTGGTTGCAGGTATTCCGGACCCTTATAGAGGAGAAACAGTAAAAGCTTACGTTGTGCTGAAAGACGATGCCTCCATTACAGAAGAAGATCTTAATGCGTTTACGAGACAATATTTGGCTGCTTACAAGGTTCCGAGAGTGTATGAGTTTAGAAAGGAATTGCCCAAAACAGCGGTAGGAAAAATTTTGAGAAGATCACTGGTCGAAGAAGAACGCAAAAAACTTCAAAATGAGGAAATCATCGGGTGA
- a CDS encoding TetR/AcrR family transcriptional regulator, with protein MKKNKPKYKQIIDAAVIIIAENGYHQAQVSKIAKQAGVADGTIYLYFKNKEDILISLFEEKMGIFIDKINEVIAGKQKASEKLLVMVENHFKILSDDHQLAVVTQLELRQSNKELRLKINDVLKEYLQLVDEILLYGIETEEFSKDLDVRLARQMVFGTIDETVTTWVMNEEKYDLVALAPAVHKLLTNGCRGL; from the coding sequence TTGAAGAAAAACAAACCGAAGTATAAACAAATTATCGATGCAGCTGTCATTATTATTGCAGAAAATGGCTATCATCAAGCCCAAGTCTCAAAAATAGCAAAGCAAGCAGGAGTTGCTGATGGCACCATCTATCTGTACTTTAAAAACAAAGAAGATATCCTAATATCCTTGTTTGAAGAAAAGATGGGCATATTTATCGACAAAATTAACGAAGTTATTGCAGGAAAACAAAAAGCTTCGGAGAAATTATTAGTGATGGTGGAAAACCATTTTAAAATACTATCTGATGATCATCAATTGGCAGTTGTAACGCAATTGGAGCTGCGCCAATCCAACAAGGAGCTTCGTTTAAAAATCAATGATGTCCTGAAAGAATATCTTCAACTGGTAGATGAAATTCTCCTGTATGGCATTGAAACAGAAGAATTTTCCAAGGACTTAGATGTCAGATTAGCGAGACAAATGGTATTTGGCACCATTGATGAAACCGTTACAACATGGGTGATGAACGAAGAAAAATATGATCTTGTTGCACTCGCGCCGGCCGTACACAAGCTTCTTACAAACGGCTGCCGGGGGCTGTAA
- a CDS encoding electron transfer flavoprotein subunit beta/FixA family protein, translating into MNIFVLLKRTFDTEEKISVSNNSIHEDGAEFIINPYDEYAVEEAIRLRDENGGEVTVVSVGNEETEKQLRTALAMGADKAVLINTEDDLDHHDQYTTSKILAEYLKDKEADIIIGGNVAIDNASGQVGPRVADLLDIPYITTITKLEINGSTVTVTRDVEGDSEVIETSLPLLVTAQQGLNEPRYPSLPGIMKAKKKPLEELELDDLDLEEEDVEAKTKTIEVYLPPKKEAGRVLEGELTSQVQELVQLLHKEAKVV; encoded by the coding sequence ATGAATATCTTCGTGCTTTTGAAAAGAACATTTGATACAGAGGAAAAAATATCCGTCTCCAATAATTCCATTCATGAGGATGGCGCTGAATTCATCATTAATCCTTACGACGAATACGCGGTAGAAGAAGCGATCCGCCTTCGCGATGAAAACGGAGGAGAAGTGACCGTCGTTTCAGTAGGAAATGAAGAAACAGAAAAACAATTGCGTACGGCTCTTGCAATGGGTGCTGATAAAGCAGTTTTAATTAATACAGAGGATGACCTTGATCATCATGACCAATATACTACTTCTAAAATTCTTGCTGAGTATTTAAAGGATAAAGAAGCGGATATCATTATTGGCGGAAACGTTGCGATTGACAATGCTTCCGGTCAAGTGGGCCCTCGTGTGGCTGATTTGCTGGATATTCCATACATCACAACAATTACGAAGCTTGAAATCAACGGCAGCACAGTAACGGTAACACGCGATGTTGAAGGGGATTCCGAGGTAATTGAAACTTCCTTGCCGCTCCTAGTAACAGCACAGCAGGGACTTAACGAGCCAAGATATCCTTCTTTGCCAGGGATTATGAAAGCAAAGAAAAAACCGCTTGAAGAGCTTGAATTAGATGATCTGGATTTAGAAGAAGAGGATGTAGAAGCTAAAACCAAAACAATTGAAGTCTATCTGCCTCCTAAAAAGGAAGCTGGAAGAGTGCTGGAAGGCGAATTGACAAGCCAGGTTCAGGAGCTTGTTCAGCTGCTTCATAAAGAAGCGAAAGTAGTCTGA
- a CDS encoding endonuclease MutS2 → MQEKILKTLEFTKIIELLLEHASSSLGIAKVKELKPSSSFEEVVQMQAETDEASHVLRIKGHVPLSGIHDIRPHIKRADIGGNLNAMELVQVASTIYAGRTIKRFIEGLLENEMEIPILESKAEQIAVLTPLEHKIKNAINENGEVLDSASENLRQIRQRLRGNESRIREKLEGMIRSKNAAKMLSDAIITIRNDRYVIPVKQEYRSNYGGIVHDQSSSGQTLFIEPQSVVDLNNQLREWQMKEQAEIERILSELSAEVAEAGAELSVLTETLGILDFIFAKAKYGKTIKGSMPRINHEGFVRLIKARHPLLPMDTAVPNDITLGKEYTTIVITGPNTGGKTITLKTIGLCTLMAQAGLPIPALDGSDVAVFEEVFADIGDEQSIEQSLSTFSSHMVNIVDILKSVNHESLVLFDELGAGTDPQEGAALAISILDEVYGRGARVIATTHYPELKAYGYNREGVINASVEFNVETLSPTYKLLIGVPGRSNAFEISRRLGLSDHVIHHAKSYIGADTNQVENMIASLEKSKREAERELLEAQDYLKDAEKLHKDMQKQMAEFYSHRDALFEKAEAKAQKVVEEAKDEAEDIIRELRKMRINSHASVKEHELIEARKRLENAVPTMEKSSVKKAVKKKQEFHPGDEVKVISFNQKGTLIEKTGEQEWQVQMGIMKMKVKERDLEFLQAPKKVETKPLATVKGRDYHVSLELDLRGERYEDAILKVEKYIDDALLAGYPRVSIIHGKGTGALRTGVQEYLKHHRSVKRIRLGEAGEGGSGITVVEFK, encoded by the coding sequence ATGCAAGAGAAAATATTAAAAACATTGGAGTTTACTAAAATTATTGAATTGCTTTTAGAGCATGCTTCATCGTCGCTCGGCATTGCAAAGGTGAAAGAGCTTAAACCTTCTTCTTCTTTTGAGGAAGTTGTTCAAATGCAGGCAGAAACAGATGAAGCCTCTCACGTTTTAAGAATAAAGGGCCATGTTCCATTAAGCGGAATTCATGATATCCGCCCACACATAAAACGTGCAGACATTGGGGGGAACCTGAATGCAATGGAACTGGTTCAGGTGGCCAGCACCATATATGCAGGCAGAACCATTAAACGATTTATTGAAGGGCTTCTTGAAAACGAAATGGAGATACCAATATTGGAAAGCAAGGCTGAACAAATTGCAGTGCTTACTCCACTTGAGCATAAGATTAAGAATGCCATCAACGAAAATGGCGAAGTGCTGGATTCGGCGAGTGAAAATCTGCGCCAAATCAGACAGCGTCTCCGCGGAAATGAAAGCAGAATCCGTGAAAAGCTTGAAGGCATGATCCGCTCAAAAAATGCAGCTAAAATGTTGTCAGATGCCATTATCACGATTAGGAATGACCGGTATGTGATCCCGGTGAAACAAGAGTACCGCTCTAATTATGGTGGGATTGTCCATGATCAATCCTCCTCAGGACAGACCCTCTTTATTGAACCGCAGTCTGTTGTTGATTTAAATAATCAGCTAAGGGAATGGCAAATGAAAGAACAGGCAGAAATTGAGAGGATCTTAAGTGAACTGTCAGCGGAAGTCGCAGAAGCAGGTGCGGAATTATCTGTTTTGACCGAAACGCTGGGGATTTTGGATTTTATTTTTGCAAAAGCGAAATATGGCAAAACCATTAAAGGGTCTATGCCCCGGATTAATCATGAGGGTTTTGTCCGTTTAATCAAAGCAAGACACCCTCTTTTACCTATGGATACAGCTGTACCCAATGACATAACATTGGGGAAGGAGTATACGACTATTGTCATTACAGGCCCAAATACAGGCGGTAAAACCATCACCTTAAAGACTATCGGCTTATGTACATTGATGGCACAGGCGGGACTTCCCATTCCGGCATTGGACGGGTCAGATGTGGCAGTGTTTGAAGAGGTATTTGCAGATATCGGTGACGAGCAATCGATCGAGCAAAGCCTTAGTACCTTCTCCTCCCATATGGTCAATATTGTGGACATTCTCAAGTCTGTAAACCATGAAAGCCTTGTGTTATTTGATGAACTTGGAGCAGGGACAGACCCTCAGGAAGGGGCTGCTCTTGCCATTTCGATATTGGACGAGGTGTACGGGAGAGGAGCAAGAGTTATCGCAACCACACATTATCCTGAATTAAAGGCATATGGTTACAATAGAGAAGGAGTCATCAATGCGAGCGTCGAATTCAATGTTGAAACATTGAGCCCGACTTATAAACTCCTCATAGGGGTCCCGGGAAGAAGTAATGCTTTTGAAATTTCAAGAAGGCTTGGCCTTTCCGATCATGTTATACATCATGCTAAATCGTATATTGGGGCCGACACTAATCAAGTTGAAAATATGATTGCATCTCTTGAAAAAAGCAAGAGAGAAGCGGAGCGGGAGCTTTTAGAAGCACAGGACTACTTGAAGGATGCTGAAAAGCTTCATAAGGATATGCAAAAACAGATGGCGGAATTTTACAGTCATCGGGATGCTCTGTTTGAAAAGGCTGAAGCCAAGGCGCAAAAAGTGGTAGAAGAAGCCAAAGATGAAGCGGAAGACATCATTCGGGAACTGCGCAAGATGAGGATAAACAGCCATGCCTCAGTCAAAGAACATGAATTAATTGAGGCAAGAAAACGGCTTGAAAATGCTGTTCCAACCATGGAAAAGAGCAGTGTCAAGAAGGCGGTCAAGAAAAAGCAGGAATTTCATCCTGGCGATGAAGTGAAAGTCATTAGCTTTAATCAAAAAGGAACCTTGATTGAGAAAACAGGTGAACAGGAATGGCAAGTTCAAATGGGCATCATGAAAATGAAGGTGAAAGAAAGAGACCTTGAATTCCTGCAGGCTCCGAAGAAAGTTGAAACGAAGCCTTTGGCAACTGTTAAAGGAAGGGATTACCATGTCAGCCTCGAACTGGATCTGCGCGGCGAACGATATGAGGATGCTATTCTTAAAGTTGAAAAATACATCGATGATGCTCTTTTAGCCGGATATCCGCGTGTTTCTATCATTCACGGGAAAGGAACCGGAGCTCTTAGAACCGGTGTTCAAGAATATTTGAAACATCACCGCTCTGTAAAACGTATTAGATTGGGAGAAGCAGGAGAAGGCGGAAGCGGGATCACTGTAGTGGAGTTTAAATAA
- a CDS encoding cytochrome c oxidase assembly protein: MEKVMNLFDWAMINYKDNPILNCLLLCSVSLYVRMCFVWFNGKKDCKKIILFFMGLGFLWVLKGSPFAVIENGSMSLHMLILSSLCFLVPPFLLAGLPKKITQRPSRGWSRVFLSLFAILLFLYHIPFIQSLLMSSPFPNNLYEWGLFIFALGAWIPLMSLGDGEKRSPLCLSYKTLSVILILPSCIFLVLYSFFSTETDMFSNMLGICMPKDYRHFVPFPFNTKYDLVLSGFEMFIIHKMGMKGTELLLACLSK; the protein is encoded by the coding sequence GTGGAAAAAGTAATGAATTTGTTTGATTGGGCTATGATTAATTATAAAGACAATCCGATTCTGAATTGTCTTTTACTGTGCAGTGTAAGCCTTTATGTAAGGATGTGCTTTGTTTGGTTTAATGGAAAAAAAGACTGTAAGAAAATCATCCTTTTTTTTATGGGTCTAGGATTTTTGTGGGTTTTAAAAGGGAGTCCTTTCGCTGTTATTGAAAATGGCTCGATGAGTCTGCATATGCTCATTTTAAGCTCTTTGTGCTTCCTTGTTCCTCCTTTCCTTCTGGCTGGACTCCCGAAGAAAATTACTCAGAGACCAAGCAGAGGCTGGAGTCGTGTGTTTCTCTCATTATTTGCAATCCTGCTTTTCCTCTATCATATCCCCTTCATCCAATCCCTTTTGATGTCATCTCCATTTCCTAATAATCTTTACGAATGGGGGCTGTTTATATTCGCATTGGGAGCCTGGATTCCATTAATGAGTTTAGGGGATGGGGAAAAAAGAAGCCCTTTGTGTTTGTCCTATAAAACCTTAAGCGTCATTTTGATACTGCCATCATGTATTTTTCTTGTGCTCTATTCATTTTTTTCAACAGAAACCGATATGTTTTCCAATATGTTAGGAATATGTATGCCAAAGGACTATCGTCATTTCGTCCCTTTTCCATTTAATACGAAATATGATTTGGTGTTATCCGGCTTTGAGATGTTCATCATCCATAAAATGGGGATGAAAGGAACTGAATTACTATTAGCCTGCCTGTCTAAATAA
- a CDS encoding enoyl-CoA hydratase — protein MNFLTLTKEDGIAYASINRPPANALAGELISEISELLNEVENDKEIRVLILHGEGRFFSAGADIKEFTTVESEGEFGQLGTFGQTVFERIESFPKPVIAAIHGAALGGGLELAMACHIRLVSENAKLGLPELQLGLVPGFAGTQRLPYYVGKAKAFEMLFTSEPISGTEAVKWGLANQAYLEGELLDKTKELAQKIAKKSPLALKAAIELVNYHKSKRFYEGSIRESELFGEVFVSKDGQEGINAFIEKRTPIFKGE, from the coding sequence ATGAACTTTTTAACTTTGACAAAGGAAGATGGTATTGCTTACGCTTCTATAAACAGACCGCCTGCCAATGCCCTGGCAGGTGAGTTAATCTCTGAGATTTCCGAATTGCTGAATGAAGTGGAAAACGACAAAGAGATCAGAGTGCTTATCCTGCACGGAGAAGGCAGGTTTTTTTCTGCAGGAGCAGACATAAAGGAATTCACTACTGTTGAAAGCGAAGGGGAATTTGGGCAGCTTGGCACATTTGGGCAGACTGTATTCGAGAGAATTGAGTCCTTTCCCAAGCCGGTCATTGCAGCCATCCATGGTGCAGCTTTAGGCGGGGGATTAGAGCTTGCCATGGCATGCCATATCCGACTTGTTTCCGAGAATGCGAAACTGGGACTTCCGGAGCTTCAGCTTGGACTGGTACCTGGATTTGCCGGTACTCAACGCCTTCCTTATTACGTAGGGAAAGCGAAAGCATTTGAAATGCTTTTTACAAGTGAACCAATCTCTGGAACTGAAGCAGTGAAATGGGGTCTTGCTAACCAGGCTTACCTAGAGGGAGAACTGCTGGACAAAACAAAAGAACTTGCACAAAAAATTGCAAAAAAGAGTCCTTTAGCTTTAAAAGCTGCTATTGAACTGGTAAACTATCATAAGAGTAAGCGCTTTTATGAGGGTTCCATCCGAGAATCCGAACTGTTTGGAGAAGTATTTGTTTCTAAGGATGGCCAGGAAGGAATTAACGCGTTTATTGAAAAGCGTACACCGATTTTCAAAGGTGAATAA
- a CDS encoding DUF350 domain-containing protein — translation MKSHFWENHFIHTAGYYSVVVLCTVLFLAVFELVTKYRNWDEIKKGNLAVAMATGGKIFGIANIFSQSILHHDSLFVMIEWGVFGFFLLLIGYFIFEFLTPKFRIDDEIQEDNRAVGFISMAISVGLSFVIGAGIS, via the coding sequence ATGAAAAGTCATTTTTGGGAGAATCATTTCATCCATACTGCCGGTTATTACAGTGTCGTTGTACTTTGTACGGTTTTATTTCTGGCTGTTTTTGAACTTGTAACCAAATACCGAAATTGGGATGAAATTAAAAAGGGGAACCTTGCTGTGGCGATGGCTACAGGAGGGAAAATTTTTGGGATTGCCAATATATTCAGTCAGTCCATTCTTCATCATGACTCTTTATTTGTCATGATAGAGTGGGGGGTATTTGGATTTTTCCTTTTATTGATTGGTTACTTTATTTTCGAATTTCTTACGCCCAAGTTCAGAATTGATGATGAAATACAGGAGGATAACAGGGCTGTGGGATTTATCTCCATGGCTATATCAGTAGGATTATCCTTTGTAATTGGTGCAGGAATTTCCTGA
- a CDS encoding electron transfer flavoprotein subunit alpha/FixB family protein, whose amino-acid sequence MARKVLVLGEVRDGALRNVSFEAIAAGKTIAEGGEVVGVLLGDSVTALADKLIHYGADRVVVVEDPKLKNYSSDGFSQAFLAVVESESPEGIVFGHTALGKDLSPKVASRLSTGLISDATGVEVEGGNLVFTRPIYSGKAFEKKIVTDGIIFASIRPNNIPSLEADESRSGDVSSVSAEIKDLRTIIKDVVRKATEGVDLSEAKIIVSGGRGVKSADGFEPLKELAAVLGGAVGASRGACDADYCDYSLQIGQTGKVVTPDLYIACGISGAIQHLAGMSNSKVIVAINKDPEANIFKVADYGIVGDLFEVVPLLTEEFKKLKVTTA is encoded by the coding sequence ATGGCTAGAAAAGTATTGGTTTTAGGAGAAGTTCGGGATGGAGCGCTTCGCAATGTTTCCTTTGAAGCAATTGCAGCTGGAAAAACAATAGCAGAAGGCGGAGAAGTTGTAGGGGTATTACTGGGAGACTCTGTAACCGCTTTAGCTGATAAACTCATTCACTATGGGGCCGACAGGGTTGTCGTAGTGGAGGATCCGAAATTGAAAAACTATTCTTCAGATGGTTTTTCTCAAGCCTTCTTAGCGGTTGTTGAATCTGAAAGCCCTGAGGGGATTGTTTTCGGTCATACAGCACTTGGGAAAGACCTCTCTCCTAAAGTGGCAAGCAGACTCAGCACTGGTTTGATTTCCGATGCAACTGGTGTTGAAGTGGAAGGCGGAAATCTGGTATTTACAAGACCAATTTATTCAGGTAAGGCATTTGAAAAGAAAATTGTAACAGACGGAATTATTTTTGCTTCCATTCGTCCAAATAATATCCCTTCTTTAGAAGCGGATGAGTCACGCTCCGGGGATGTAAGCTCCGTTTCTGCTGAAATAAAGGATCTACGTACGATTATTAAGGATGTCGTGCGCAAAGCTACTGAGGGTGTAGACTTATCGGAGGCAAAAATTATTGTTTCAGGAGGCCGCGGAGTGAAAAGCGCAGATGGCTTCGAGCCTTTAAAAGAGCTGGCTGCGGTTCTTGGAGGGGCTGTTGGGGCTTCCCGTGGAGCATGTGATGCGGATTATTGTGATTACTCTCTGCAAATCGGTCAAACGGGTAAAGTGGTTACACCAGACCTATATATTGCATGCGGTATTTCAGGAGCTATTCAGCATTTGGCTGGTATGTCGAACTCTAAAGTCATCGTTGCCATTAACAAGGATCCGGAAGCCAATATCTTCAAGGTTGCAGACTATGGAATTGTCGGCGATCTATTCGAAGTTGTGCCTCTATTGACAGAAGAATTCAAAAAACTAAAAGTAACAACAGCTTAA
- the polX gene encoding DNA polymerase/3'-5' exonuclease PolX, whose translation MKVNKKMVIKLLEQIAIYMELKAEGPFKVAAYRKAASALEFDNRSLEEIHELTDIQGIGKGTAAIIMEYKETGKSELLEQLQDEVPKGLIPLLQIQGLGAKKIAKLHKELGVVDVHTLTEVCLEGKVRALKGFGEKTEEKILASIEAYGKRPERFPIAYMKKHALALENQLVHMEGIEQFSRAGSLRRYSETMKDLDYVISTNDPSLVKKQLLQLNEAAEAIASGDTKVSITISGEFDISVDFRLVSPDEYATALHHFTGSKDHNVKMRQLAKDRGEKISEYGVEKLETGEVLTFHSEEDFYNHFGLPFIPPEIRKDGREVEEYKQGMELVRLEDIQGDLHMHTTWSDGGHSLEEMVQACRQKGYKYMAITDHSQYLKVANGLDAKRLLRQNEEIQRLNEKYDDILILSGIEMDILPDGSLDFDDEVLAQLDIVIASIHSSFSQSQEKIMDRLKTAMDNPHVDIIAHPTGRLIGGRPGYQADMDTLIKWAKETNTALELNASPSRLDLSAENVRKAQENGVRIVINTDAHEIEQLQNMEYGIGTARRGWIEKKNVLNAMDQEGLISFLNRHHTE comes from the coding sequence ATGAAAGTAAATAAAAAAATGGTGATAAAATTATTAGAACAAATTGCTATATATATGGAATTAAAAGCGGAAGGTCCGTTTAAAGTAGCAGCTTATCGAAAAGCAGCTTCTGCTCTGGAATTTGATAATAGGAGCCTTGAAGAAATTCATGAGCTGACCGACATTCAAGGGATTGGAAAAGGTACAGCGGCTATCATTATGGAGTACAAAGAAACGGGAAAGTCAGAGCTCTTGGAACAGCTGCAGGACGAGGTGCCAAAAGGGCTGATTCCTTTGCTTCAAATCCAAGGGCTTGGTGCAAAGAAAATTGCCAAGCTCCATAAAGAACTCGGGGTTGTGGATGTTCACACTTTAACGGAAGTATGCCTTGAAGGGAAAGTTCGGGCATTAAAGGGATTTGGAGAAAAGACAGAGGAAAAAATCCTGGCTTCTATAGAGGCCTATGGAAAACGCCCTGAAAGGTTCCCAATCGCATATATGAAGAAGCATGCTCTGGCCCTTGAAAATCAGCTTGTTCATATGGAAGGAATAGAGCAATTTTCACGGGCAGGGAGTCTAAGACGTTATAGTGAAACGATGAAGGATTTGGATTATGTTATTTCTACAAATGACCCCAGTCTAGTGAAGAAACAGCTTCTTCAGTTAAATGAAGCGGCTGAGGCGATTGCAAGTGGAGATACAAAGGTTTCGATTACGATTTCGGGTGAATTTGATATTTCTGTGGATTTTAGACTTGTAAGTCCTGATGAGTATGCAACCGCCCTTCACCATTTCACAGGATCAAAGGATCATAATGTGAAAATGCGCCAGCTGGCAAAAGACCGCGGTGAAAAAATCAGTGAATATGGAGTAGAAAAGCTGGAAACAGGTGAAGTCCTGACATTCCATTCCGAAGAGGACTTTTACAATCATTTTGGCCTTCCATTTATTCCGCCTGAAATAAGAAAGGATGGAAGGGAAGTAGAGGAATATAAACAGGGAATGGAACTGGTCAGACTGGAGGATATTCAAGGAGATCTTCACATGCATACCACCTGGTCGGATGGCGGGCATTCACTTGAGGAAATGGTGCAGGCGTGCAGGCAAAAGGGCTATAAATATATGGCGATAACGGATCATTCCCAGTATTTAAAGGTGGCAAACGGGCTGGACGCAAAGAGGCTCCTGCGCCAAAATGAAGAGATTCAACGTTTAAATGAGAAGTACGATGACATATTAATATTGTCAGGAATTGAAATGGATATTCTGCCAGATGGCAGCCTGGATTTTGATGATGAAGTTTTGGCTCAGCTGGATATCGTGATTGCATCCATCCATTCCAGCTTCAGCCAGTCCCAAGAAAAAATTATGGATAGATTGAAGACAGCAATGGACAACCCGCATGTGGATATTATTGCCCATCCTACAGGCCGCTTGATTGGCGGACGTCCAGGCTATCAGGCAGATATGGATACGTTGATTAAATGGGCAAAAGAAACCAATACTGCACTCGAACTTAATGCAAGCCCCAGCCGTCTTGACTTATCGGCAGAAAACGTGCGCAAGGCACAGGAAAACGGGGTAAGGATCGTCATTAATACGGATGCTCATGAAATAGAGCAGCTTCAAAATATGGAATATGGAATAGGAACTGCGAGAAGGGGCTGGATCGAGAAAAAAAACGTTTTAAATGCAATGGATCAAGAGGGTTTAATTTCATTTTTGAATCGCCATCACACTGAATAA